One window from the genome of Dyella sp. A6 encodes:
- a CDS encoding chemotaxis protein CheW, producing MSDVTLSPFEILARYERLSLAHASDTQEKFEAPGLWRGIGYRAGNRPLVSAIDEINELLAVPTLTPVPGTLPWLLGVANVRGNLVPVVDLARFLFNERTPPTERARLLVVRQGAGNVALLVDEVFGQRTVDAEQRGQAEREEDPRLSRFADDRVSVDEQWFTLLSMNKLVRAPDFRQAAA from the coding sequence ATGAGCGACGTCACCTTGTCCCCGTTCGAAATCCTGGCGCGATACGAACGTCTGTCGCTTGCGCACGCCTCGGATACGCAGGAGAAGTTCGAGGCGCCGGGTCTCTGGCGCGGCATCGGCTACCGTGCCGGCAACCGTCCGCTGGTCAGCGCGATCGACGAGATCAACGAATTGCTTGCCGTGCCGACACTGACGCCCGTGCCCGGTACCCTGCCGTGGCTGCTTGGCGTGGCCAACGTGCGCGGCAACTTGGTGCCGGTGGTCGACCTGGCACGTTTCCTGTTCAACGAGCGCACGCCGCCGACCGAGCGTGCGCGTCTGCTGGTGGTCCGTCAGGGTGCCGGCAACGTGGCGCTGCTGGTGGACGAGGTGTTCGGCCAGCGTACGGTGGATGCCGAGCAGCGCGGTCAGGCCGAGCGCGAGGAAGATCCGCGGCTGTCGCGATTCGCGGACGACCGGGTGAGCGTGGATGAGCAGTGGTTCACGCTGCTCAGCATGAACAAATTGGTGCGTGCACCGGATTTCCGTCAGGCTGCGGCCTGA
- a CDS encoding chemotaxis protein CheB gives MNGNAVTAVALLFDDAELGGQLKAALDECGARIVHEGGLADMDRQRLVASGAHVLVVNLDDDADEAVLDRLYGMIDGDGPRVVFNDAQACRGLDGWSRARWARHLAVKVLAAGDVDPPRPADARAPDAHAGAGAGDRPSAVGDTPDDAALSPPSDPELHQDIDEQQAAAESASLAAELEELLAHDEPAEPAFAEGEGGLKFDADAELPPLFDGDFGAMETTADKPAEASEPSELHQEFSAYMAGLDEMEPVASVAAEAKPEATPSIRTDHLSLAADDDESPLQSSTVERSAVEPPSAPEWGFLEDDDMLSPPVAAPAAEHKPSDFGIEKLSAADFLAPDSADEGASPIEPGLSLELMSMEDAVAPTEYVPNEFVLGDLDSALSRLVVLGATTESTDSVCRFLAGLPLGLKSAVLLTQHLAGTSADGLVEYISGHSTLPVRMAQTGARARAGEVWVVPSGQQVRIARSGAMELLAADEQAAYSPSIDTSFTMAATTFGQSVVAIVFAGRSTDAVGGCQAIHDRGGKVWVEVSSGEHFADMVSGVMAEHLSQFSGTPQELAARLTEEFQTEGRS, from the coding sequence ATGAATGGCAACGCCGTCACGGCTGTCGCTCTGCTGTTCGATGACGCCGAGCTTGGCGGCCAGCTGAAAGCCGCGCTCGACGAATGCGGCGCCAGGATCGTGCACGAAGGCGGGCTTGCGGACATGGATCGGCAACGCCTGGTCGCCAGTGGTGCCCATGTGCTGGTCGTCAACCTGGACGATGACGCCGACGAGGCGGTGCTCGATCGGCTTTACGGCATGATCGACGGCGACGGCCCACGCGTGGTCTTCAACGATGCCCAGGCCTGCCGTGGGCTGGACGGCTGGAGTCGCGCGCGCTGGGCCCGGCATCTGGCGGTGAAGGTGCTTGCGGCCGGTGACGTCGATCCGCCCAGGCCTGCCGATGCGCGGGCGCCGGATGCACACGCCGGCGCGGGCGCGGGTGACCGACCGTCGGCCGTCGGTGATACGCCGGACGATGCGGCACTGTCGCCGCCGTCCGATCCCGAGCTCCACCAGGATATCGATGAGCAGCAGGCGGCTGCGGAATCGGCCAGTCTCGCCGCTGAGCTCGAGGAGCTGCTGGCGCATGATGAACCGGCCGAACCAGCGTTCGCCGAGGGCGAAGGCGGACTGAAGTTCGATGCCGACGCTGAACTGCCGCCCTTGTTCGATGGTGATTTCGGCGCGATGGAGACGACCGCCGACAAGCCCGCGGAGGCCAGTGAGCCGAGCGAGCTGCATCAGGAGTTTTCGGCCTACATGGCCGGCCTGGACGAGATGGAGCCGGTGGCTTCGGTTGCTGCCGAAGCGAAACCCGAGGCCACGCCGTCGATCCGGACCGATCACCTTTCGCTGGCCGCCGACGATGACGAGTCGCCGCTGCAAAGCAGTACCGTCGAACGCAGCGCGGTCGAGCCACCGTCGGCGCCGGAGTGGGGCTTTCTGGAAGACGATGACATGCTGTCGCCCCCGGTAGCTGCCCCGGCTGCCGAACACAAGCCATCCGACTTCGGCATCGAGAAGCTAAGCGCGGCGGATTTCCTTGCGCCCGATTCGGCCGACGAGGGTGCTTCGCCGATCGAACCGGGGCTGAGCCTCGAACTGATGTCGATGGAAGACGCCGTCGCACCCACGGAATACGTCCCCAACGAGTTCGTGCTCGGCGATCTCGACAGTGCCCTGAGCCGACTGGTCGTGCTTGGCGCCACCACCGAAAGCACGGACTCGGTCTGCCGTTTCCTGGCAGGCTTGCCGCTGGGGCTGAAGTCAGCCGTGCTGCTGACCCAGCACCTGGCTGGAACATCCGCTGACGGCCTGGTCGAATATATATCCGGGCACAGCACCCTGCCGGTGCGCATGGCCCAGACAGGTGCGCGTGCACGCGCGGGCGAAGTGTGGGTGGTGCCATCTGGCCAGCAAGTGCGCATTGCGCGCAGTGGTGCGATGGAGCTGCTTGCCGCCGACGAACAGGCAGCTTATTCGCCCTCGATTGATACAAGCTTCACGATGGCGGCCACCACCTTCGGCCAGAGTGTCGTGGCGATCGTTTTCGCCGGTCGCTCCACCGATGCGGTAGGCGGTTGCCAGGCGATCCATGATCGTGGCGGCAAAGTCTGGGTGGAAGTTTCTTCCGGCGAGCATTTCGCGGACATGGTCAGTGGCGTGATGGCCGAACACCTGTCGCAGTTTTCCGGCACGCCGCAGGAGCTTGCGGCGCGCCTGACCGAAGAGTTCCAGACGGAAGGTCGTTCATGA
- a CDS encoding response regulator, translating into MANILIIDDSPTDVRVFTTLLERAGHVVHAVGNAEEGIDRVRSEQPDLVIMDVIMPGMNGFQATRTLSRDPTTANVPIVMISTKSMETDRVWGLRQGARAFITKPVNEKDLLACIHELLPNAA; encoded by the coding sequence GTGGCCAACATCCTCATCATCGACGATTCGCCCACCGACGTGCGTGTGTTCACCACGCTGCTTGAGCGCGCGGGTCATGTCGTCCACGCCGTAGGCAATGCCGAAGAAGGGATCGACCGGGTGCGCTCGGAACAGCCCGACCTGGTGATCATGGACGTGATCATGCCCGGCATGAATGGCTTCCAGGCTACCCGCACGCTCAGTCGCGACCCGACGACGGCCAATGTGCCGATCGTGATGATCAGTACCAAGTCGATGGAAACCGATCGCGTGTGGGGCCTGCGTCAGGGCGCCAGGGCCTTCATCACCAAGCCGGTGAACGAGAAGGATCTGCTGGCATGCATCCACGAACTGCTGCCGAATGCGGCCTGA
- a CDS encoding Hpt domain-containing protein — MRLQDNIDFTTLQWVKPELDETFGLARQALEAYVDNPGDREVMRSCADNLHQVQGTLRMVELYGAAMVAEEMETLTISLLEDHVAHREEAYAALMRGLMQLPDYLERLSSGHRDVPVVLLPLLNELRASRAKEALNESALFTPNLGAALPPQAPVAASAEDAARRHGEVAELRLRFQQQLLAWFRGQGAQQQLTGMRNTLNAIAARCVTIPGRRLWWIAAGVLEGLDQGMLKNHAAEVRQLIGKVDRSIRQLIENGEDSLAGGDADELAHKLLYIVAQAKQRSPQMALVAQTYGLDGMLPDAGELEHARGSMTGHNRALLDSVSRALKDDLLRVKDALDLYLRQQSDDPSRLAEQTEVLDRVGDTLGMLALAVPRRVVTEQRRVLADIANRTRVADEETLLDVAGALLYVEASLDDHIESLGAENDRPTPTEEAPTTMLPRSEARHILATLMGEAIANTAKVKDAIVAFVESGWQHAQLANASALMEEVAGAMRMLSSSRSASIAEGIGRFIGNELEIDQRVPTSVQMDHLADALAALEYYLEAAREHRGGLEHILDVAEHSLGELGYWPPPPAREAVALPQPPVAVEPHEDEPSLSETVSLADGPDASALFIGEHDVPTSEVHDVSGLHLAETEPLAPSSSATDGGDDWIEIEEEVVEQVHAADPLAANAGFQTGADGIDDEIREIFLEEMQEEITNLQTAEAAWLEDPSQQSQLTAIRRSFHTLKGSGRLVGASTLGEFAWKVEDMLNRVLDGTIQPHEGVQALVHHAIAALPAIRAALEGDGVADAPISAIMSTAEQLAKGQDQARVADHLGATQTVRRMVKRRVPRVEADADAIPTASLSDIERAADAAATEASLSHAEGATFAEPVLPPIDPVLLEILRSEVAQHLQTIRTTVGRSSGELMVDDGLLRAVHTMHGAIAMVDIPLLMHLLSPLETLLKRLRGAGHALSIEGVGLLGQSADVVDEVMAQFDAAQPRLPDADALIARIAELRDQEPEVQVAHVVFEPQAHEIDSAEELAPAEPSTDSAPESLGTGDDALDFSEALAGFDLHDVAGTPESLTADHASNDIGDEDFAALLASLDETLDLDEKPAASGVEVTDLSQPELPEAAAGEDHGFVAAPSATDAVPHDVTEEEAPAAGMADSGADDLDIEESQTLASDPHPVVDQADVEPVEGESYDYAQPVVEAIDEDAITPVQASDSEPVELAELESADRALAIDTATSEPLEVEAAEAVDVARTVDHAEAVEPVAHEHADATAEAEPAPHVVVPAESGDEIDFSHVDPDLMEVFCEEAHEILDHSDGVLAQWHAEPDESAHVASLLRDLHTLKGGARIAGLSPVGDLTHAIETVLEHPPASGSSQVLIATLEAAFDRLHSLVQRVSQGRPIAYPQAMIDHLQGWSGKAFVAADADADRDAAAPAVVSGSMPQAELPELLPDESEPAADLPSPQQEQIRVRAELLDNLVNHAGEVAIYRSRLEQQVAGYRFNLVELDQTVQRLRSQLRMLEIETEAQIIARYQREHREGGLTVFDPLELDRFSQLQQYSRALAESVSDLVSIQSMLDELTRQAETLLIQQSRVSSELQEGLLRTRMLPFDTMVPNLRRTLRQAAQEQGKNAQLHVEGAHGEMDRNLLERIKAPFEHMLRNAVAHGIESPEERQKAGKPGEGAVRIRVAREATEVVVRVSDDGRGLDREAIRKRAIERGLLREDARPGESELLGLITQPGFSTASEITQLAGRGVGMDVVANEIKQLGGSLAIDSEQGKGTTFVLRLPFTLAVTQAILVRIGEVTFAIPMTSVQGVARISPAELTERLAEPDPAFEYNTERFVIHDLAELLGHTPGYVGDEEQLPLLLTRSGDLRAAIRIDEVIGSREIVVKSVGPQVSSVPGILGATIMGDGSVLIILDLAPLVRHGISRREQRVAEGLDAVEQMPVVEEGRIQPLVMVVDDSITMRKVTGRVLERHEYEVMTAKDGVDALEKLNERVPDLMLLDIEMPRMDGYELATQMKADPRLRRVPIIMITSRTGEKHRQRAFDIGVDRYLGKPYQEAELLTQIGEVLEQRAMEAEE; from the coding sequence ATGAGACTTCAAGACAACATCGATTTCACCACCCTGCAATGGGTCAAGCCCGAGCTCGACGAGACGTTCGGACTTGCGCGTCAGGCGTTGGAAGCCTATGTCGACAACCCGGGCGACCGGGAGGTCATGCGCTCTTGCGCGGACAACCTGCACCAGGTGCAGGGTACGCTGCGCATGGTCGAGCTGTATGGCGCGGCGATGGTTGCCGAGGAGATGGAGACGCTCACCATCTCGCTGCTCGAGGATCACGTTGCCCATCGCGAGGAAGCCTACGCCGCCCTGATGCGCGGCCTGATGCAGCTGCCGGATTACCTCGAACGCCTTTCCAGCGGCCATCGGGATGTACCGGTGGTGCTGCTGCCCTTGCTGAACGAGCTGCGCGCCAGCCGTGCCAAGGAGGCCTTGAACGAGTCGGCCCTGTTCACGCCGAACTTGGGCGCGGCATTGCCGCCGCAGGCGCCGGTCGCTGCCAGCGCCGAGGATGCGGCCCGCCGTCATGGCGAGGTCGCCGAGTTGCGTCTGCGCTTCCAGCAGCAGTTGCTGGCCTGGTTCCGTGGTCAGGGCGCGCAGCAGCAACTGACTGGCATGCGCAACACCCTGAATGCGATTGCCGCCCGTTGCGTGACGATTCCCGGGCGACGCCTGTGGTGGATCGCGGCAGGCGTGCTGGAGGGACTGGACCAGGGCATGCTCAAGAACCATGCCGCCGAGGTCAGGCAGCTGATCGGCAAGGTCGACCGGAGCATCCGCCAGCTCATCGAGAATGGCGAGGATAGCCTGGCGGGCGGCGATGCCGACGAGCTGGCGCACAAGCTGCTCTACATCGTTGCGCAGGCCAAGCAGCGCAGTCCGCAGATGGCGCTTGTCGCACAGACCTACGGCCTGGACGGTATGCTGCCCGATGCCGGCGAGCTGGAACATGCGCGTGGTTCGATGACCGGCCACAACCGTGCCCTGCTCGACTCGGTGTCGCGTGCACTGAAGGATGACCTGCTGCGCGTCAAGGATGCCCTGGATCTCTATCTGCGCCAGCAGAGCGACGATCCGTCGCGTCTGGCCGAGCAGACCGAAGTACTCGACCGCGTGGGCGATACCCTGGGCATGCTCGCGCTGGCGGTGCCACGTCGGGTGGTGACCGAGCAGCGACGCGTGCTGGCGGACATCGCCAACCGGACCCGTGTTGCGGACGAAGAGACGTTGTTGGACGTGGCCGGCGCGCTGCTCTACGTCGAGGCGTCGCTGGACGATCACATCGAAAGTCTCGGTGCCGAAAACGATCGTCCGACGCCGACGGAAGAGGCGCCGACGACCATGCTGCCGCGCAGCGAGGCACGGCACATCCTGGCCACGCTGATGGGCGAGGCCATCGCCAATACGGCCAAGGTCAAGGACGCCATCGTCGCCTTCGTCGAATCCGGCTGGCAGCATGCACAGCTCGCCAACGCCTCGGCGCTGATGGAGGAGGTGGCCGGCGCGATGCGCATGTTGTCGTCTTCGCGCTCGGCCTCGATTGCCGAAGGCATCGGCCGGTTCATCGGCAACGAACTGGAGATCGACCAGCGCGTCCCGACCAGCGTGCAGATGGACCACCTGGCCGATGCGCTGGCCGCACTGGAGTACTACCTGGAGGCCGCCCGCGAGCACCGAGGCGGGCTCGAACACATTCTGGACGTTGCCGAGCACAGCCTTGGCGAACTCGGCTACTGGCCACCGCCGCCAGCGCGCGAGGCCGTTGCGTTGCCGCAGCCGCCAGTCGCAGTGGAACCACATGAAGATGAGCCGAGCCTGTCGGAAACGGTCAGTCTTGCCGACGGTCCGGATGCCAGTGCGTTGTTCATCGGCGAACACGACGTACCGACGTCCGAGGTCCACGATGTTTCCGGTCTGCATCTGGCTGAAACCGAACCGCTGGCGCCGTCGTCGTCGGCTACGGACGGCGGTGACGACTGGATCGAGATCGAAGAGGAAGTTGTCGAGCAGGTGCATGCGGCCGATCCGTTGGCCGCCAATGCCGGCTTCCAGACCGGTGCCGATGGCATCGACGACGAGATCCGCGAGATCTTCCTGGAGGAAATGCAGGAAGAGATCACCAACCTGCAGACCGCGGAAGCTGCCTGGCTGGAGGACCCGAGCCAGCAGTCGCAGCTGACCGCGATCCGCCGCTCCTTCCACACTCTCAAGGGCTCGGGCCGGCTGGTGGGCGCCAGTACGCTCGGCGAATTCGCCTGGAAAGTGGAGGACATGCTCAACCGCGTGCTCGACGGCACCATCCAGCCGCACGAGGGTGTGCAGGCACTGGTGCATCACGCGATTGCTGCATTGCCGGCGATACGCGCGGCGCTGGAAGGCGACGGCGTAGCGGATGCGCCGATCAGCGCCATCATGAGCACGGCCGAGCAGCTGGCCAAGGGCCAGGACCAGGCGCGTGTCGCGGATCATCTTGGCGCCACCCAGACGGTACGGCGCATGGTCAAGCGGCGCGTGCCGCGCGTCGAAGCCGATGCCGATGCGATTCCCACGGCCAGCCTCAGCGACATCGAGCGGGCGGCGGATGCCGCTGCGACCGAGGCATCCCTTTCCCACGCCGAGGGCGCGACCTTCGCCGAGCCGGTGCTGCCGCCGATCGATCCGGTATTGCTGGAAATCCTGCGCAGCGAAGTCGCCCAGCATCTGCAGACCATCCGCACCACGGTCGGCCGCAGTAGCGGCGAGCTGATGGTCGACGACGGCCTGCTGCGTGCGGTGCATACCATGCACGGTGCCATCGCGATGGTGGACATCCCGCTGCTGATGCACCTGCTGTCGCCGCTGGAAACCCTGCTGAAGCGACTGCGCGGTGCCGGTCATGCGCTGTCGATCGAGGGCGTCGGCCTGCTGGGCCAGAGCGCCGACGTGGTCGACGAGGTGATGGCCCAGTTCGACGCGGCGCAGCCGCGTCTGCCGGATGCCGATGCACTGATTGCACGCATCGCCGAACTGCGCGATCAGGAGCCCGAAGTACAGGTCGCCCATGTGGTGTTCGAGCCACAGGCGCACGAGATCGACAGCGCCGAGGAACTGGCTCCGGCAGAGCCATCGACCGACAGCGCTCCGGAATCCTTGGGCACGGGCGATGACGCGCTCGATTTCTCCGAAGCCCTTGCCGGTTTCGACCTGCACGATGTTGCCGGCACACCGGAGTCGCTGACGGCGGACCACGCGTCCAACGATATCGGCGACGAGGATTTCGCTGCGTTGCTGGCCAGCCTGGACGAGACGCTCGACCTCGACGAAAAGCCGGCCGCATCCGGGGTCGAGGTGACCGACCTGTCGCAGCCAGAATTGCCGGAAGCCGCCGCCGGGGAAGATCACGGGTTCGTGGCGGCGCCATCTGCCACAGATGCGGTCCCGCACGACGTGACTGAGGAGGAAGCGCCTGCGGCCGGGATGGCCGATTCTGGCGCGGACGACCTCGATATCGAGGAGTCGCAGACGCTCGCATCCGACCCGCATCCGGTGGTCGATCAGGCCGACGTCGAACCGGTCGAAGGCGAAAGCTACGATTACGCACAGCCTGTTGTCGAAGCGATCGACGAGGACGCCATCACGCCGGTGCAGGCATCGGATTCGGAACCAGTCGAGTTGGCCGAGCTGGAGTCGGCCGACCGCGCGCTCGCCATCGACACCGCGACGAGCGAACCGCTCGAGGTCGAGGCTGCCGAGGCCGTGGATGTCGCACGGACGGTGGACCACGCGGAAGCGGTCGAGCCGGTTGCGCACGAACATGCCGACGCCACGGCTGAAGCCGAACCGGCACCGCACGTCGTGGTACCGGCCGAAAGTGGTGACGAGATCGATTTCAGCCATGTCGATCCCGACCTGATGGAGGTGTTCTGCGAGGAGGCGCACGAAATTCTCGATCACTCCGACGGCGTGCTGGCGCAATGGCATGCCGAGCCGGACGAATCAGCTCATGTGGCAAGCCTGCTGCGTGACCTGCACACGCTCAAGGGCGGTGCGCGCATCGCTGGGCTGTCGCCGGTAGGCGACCTCACGCATGCCATCGAGACGGTGCTGGAGCATCCGCCGGCCAGTGGTTCGTCGCAGGTGCTGATCGCCACGCTTGAAGCAGCCTTCGATCGCCTGCACAGCCTGGTGCAACGCGTGAGCCAAGGTCGCCCGATCGCCTACCCACAGGCGATGATCGATCATCTGCAAGGCTGGTCCGGTAAGGCCTTCGTGGCCGCTGATGCCGACGCTGACCGCGATGCTGCCGCGCCTGCCGTAGTGTCGGGCTCGATGCCGCAAGCCGAATTGCCCGAGCTGCTGCCGGACGAAAGCGAGCCCGCGGCAGATCTGCCCAGCCCGCAACAGGAACAGATCCGCGTCCGCGCGGAACTGCTGGACAACCTGGTCAACCATGCTGGCGAGGTCGCGATCTACCGTTCGCGCCTGGAACAGCAGGTGGCCGGTTACCGCTTCAACCTGGTCGAGCTGGACCAGACCGTGCAGCGTCTGCGCAGCCAGCTGCGCATGCTGGAAATCGAGACCGAGGCGCAGATCATCGCGCGCTACCAGCGCGAGCACCGCGAAGGCGGCCTGACCGTTTTCGATCCGCTCGAACTGGACCGCTTCTCGCAGCTGCAGCAGTACTCGCGTGCGCTGGCCGAGTCGGTATCCGACCTTGTGTCGATCCAGAGCATGCTGGACGAGTTGACGCGGCAGGCGGAAACCCTGCTGATCCAGCAGTCCCGCGTGAGTTCGGAACTGCAGGAAGGTCTGCTGCGCACGCGCATGCTGCCATTCGACACGATGGTGCCGAACCTTCGCCGTACCCTGCGTCAGGCGGCGCAGGAGCAGGGCAAGAACGCCCAGCTCCACGTGGAGGGCGCGCACGGCGAAATGGACCGCAACCTGCTGGAGCGCATCAAGGCTCCGTTCGAGCACATGCTGCGCAACGCCGTGGCGCATGGCATCGAGTCGCCCGAGGAGCGCCAGAAAGCCGGCAAGCCCGGTGAGGGTGCAGTGCGTATCCGGGTGGCGCGTGAAGCGACCGAAGTGGTGGTGCGGGTCAGTGACGACGGTCGTGGCCTGGACCGCGAGGCGATCCGCAAGCGCGCGATCGAGCGCGGCCTGCTGCGCGAGGATGCACGTCCTGGCGAAAGCGAACTGCTTGGCCTGATCACCCAGCCCGGCTTCTCCACAGCCAGCGAGATCACGCAGCTGGCGGGGCGCGGTGTGGGCATGGACGTGGTCGCCAACGAGATCAAGCAGCTTGGCGGCTCACTGGCGATCGACTCGGAACAGGGCAAGGGCACCACGTTCGTGCTGCGCCTGCCGTTCACGCTGGCGGTGACCCAGGCGATCCTGGTGCGCATCGGCGAAGTCACCTTCGCCATCCCGATGACTTCGGTGCAGGGGGTGGCCCGGATCAGCCCGGCCGAACTGACCGAGCGCCTGGCCGAACCCGATCCTGCATTCGAGTACAACACCGAGCGCTTCGTCATCCACGACCTGGCCGAACTGCTGGGTCACACGCCTGGCTATGTGGGCGACGAGGAACAACTGCCGTTGCTGCTGACGCGCTCGGGCGACCTGCGTGCCGCGATCCGCATCGACGAAGTGATCGGCTCGCGCGAAATCGTGGTGAAGTCGGTCGGTCCGCAGGTGAGCTCGGTGCCCGGCATCCTCGGCGCCACCATCATGGGCGACGGCTCGGTGCTGATCATTCTCGATCTGGCACCACTGGTCCGTCACGGCATCAGCCGGCGCGAGCAGCGCGTGGCCGAAGGCCTGGATGCCGTCGAACAGATGCCGGTGGTCGAGGAAGGCCGCATCCAGCCGCTGGTGATGGTGGTGGACGACTCGATCACCATGCGCAAGGTCACCGGTCGCGTGCTGGAACGTCACGAGTACGAGGTCATGACCGCGAAGGACGGCGTCGACGCGCTCGAGAAGCTCAACGAGCGGGTGCCCGACCTGATGCTGCTCGACATCGAGATGCCGCGCATGGACGGTTACGAGCTGGCCACCCAGATGAAGGCCGATCCGCGCCTGCGCCGTGTGCCGATCATCATGATCACCTCGCGTACCGGTGAGAAGCATCGCCAGCGTGCCTTCGATATCGGCGTCGACCGTTATCTGGGCAAGCCGTACCAGGAAGCGGAGCTTCTGACGCAGATCGGGGAAGTGCTCGAACAGCGTGCAATGGAGGCCGAGGAATGA
- a CDS encoding methyl-accepting chemotaxis protein, with the protein MSTTGGVGKERGYTFLIVLLVAAIGFAALDFYFLNVKNGEDRQAVTLTTQIQVLSQTTAKYALESSSGNLGSFNELEGTRDAIDSAVQRLVKGDPKSGLHPYANNNLTPAGRAVTRLNDAWKKLDSDIGRILSNKQLVLDSNQRANDLSRQLPLLNSEMEQVINILQQRKGSADQMLGAARQEVLADRLIRRVQEVLQGGDSEQAAADGLSRDAQSYGEVLKGLLSGNASMGVQEIRDPNARKILSGMQDSWNKLSDPLGKLVAASTNIAEVKSAGDDASLDSQNVLLRANDVADQIGRLPVRRIFPNVWWGVLAAAAALAFTIILLAQLASDQRKRFQESAELNQRNQEAIMRLLDEMGSLAEGDLTVKTTVSEDITGAIADSVNYAIDELRTLVTTINETSEQVSSSAQETQTTARHLADAAQQQAQRISTATSAINQIASLMDNVSKDSAESADVAERSVQIASHGAGVVRETISGMDSIRDQIQETSKRIKRLGESSQEIGSIVELINDIAEQTNILALNAAIQAASAGEAGRGFAVVADEVQRLAERSASATKRIETLVQTIQSDTNEAVNSMEQTTAEVVAGARKAEDAGSALGDIERVSHDLSSLIQNISTAARQQSAAATDISQSMNAIQEITSQTSQGASQTAESIGYLAQLASDLRRSVAHFKLPG; encoded by the coding sequence ATGAGCACAACTGGGGGCGTCGGCAAGGAGCGGGGTTATACCTTTCTCATTGTCTTGCTGGTGGCTGCGATCGGTTTTGCGGCACTGGATTTTTATTTCCTCAACGTGAAGAACGGCGAAGATCGCCAGGCGGTCACGCTGACCACGCAGATCCAGGTGTTGTCGCAGACAACGGCGAAGTACGCCCTCGAGTCGTCCAGCGGCAACCTCGGTTCGTTCAACGAACTCGAAGGCACCCGTGACGCCATCGATTCGGCGGTGCAGAGACTGGTCAAGGGCGATCCCAAGAGCGGCCTGCATCCCTATGCGAACAACAACCTCACGCCTGCCGGGCGTGCGGTGACGCGACTCAATGACGCCTGGAAAAAGCTCGACAGCGATATCGGCAGGATCCTTTCGAACAAGCAGTTGGTGCTGGACTCCAACCAGCGTGCGAATGACCTGTCCAGGCAGCTGCCGCTGCTGAACTCCGAAATGGAGCAGGTGATCAACATCCTGCAGCAGCGCAAGGGCAGTGCCGACCAGATGCTGGGCGCGGCTCGTCAGGAGGTGCTGGCTGACCGACTGATCCGTCGCGTGCAGGAAGTGCTGCAGGGTGGAGACTCCGAGCAGGCGGCGGCCGATGGTCTGTCGCGTGACGCACAGAGCTACGGCGAGGTGCTGAAGGGCCTGCTCAGCGGCAATGCCAGCATGGGCGTGCAGGAAATCCGCGACCCCAACGCGCGCAAGATCCTGTCCGGCATGCAGGACAGCTGGAACAAGCTGAGCGACCCGCTGGGCAAGCTGGTGGCTGCATCCACCAACATCGCCGAAGTGAAGAGCGCGGGCGACGATGCCTCGCTGGATTCGCAGAACGTGCTGCTGCGCGCGAATGACGTGGCCGACCAGATCGGCCGGTTGCCGGTGCGCCGGATCTTCCCGAACGTGTGGTGGGGCGTGCTGGCCGCGGCGGCTGCGCTGGCCTTCACCATCATCCTGCTGGCGCAGCTGGCATCCGACCAGCGCAAGCGCTTCCAGGAGTCGGCCGAACTGAACCAGCGCAACCAGGAGGCGATCATGCGCCTGCTGGACGAAATGGGCTCGCTCGCCGAAGGCGACCTGACCGTGAAGACCACGGTGTCGGAAGACATCACCGGCGCGATCGCCGACTCGGTGAACTACGCCATCGACGAGCTGCGCACCCTGGTGACCACGATCAACGAGACCTCCGAGCAGGTGTCGTCCTCGGCCCAAGAAACCCAGACCACGGCCCGCCACCTGGCAGACGCGGCGCAGCAGCAGGCACAGCGGATCAGCACCGCGACCAGCGCGATCAACCAGATCGCCAGCCTGATGGACAACGTGTCGAAGGACTCGGCCGAGTCCGCCGACGTGGCCGAACGCTCGGTGCAGATCGCATCGCACGGCGCCGGCGTGGTGCGCGAGACGATCTCGGGCATGGACTCGATCCGCGACCAGATCCAGGAAACGTCCAAGCGCATCAAGCGGCTGGGCGAATCGTCGCAGGAGATCGGCTCCATCGTGGAACTGATCAACGACATTGCCGAACAGACCAACATCCTCGCCCTGAACGCCGCGATCCAGGCGGCTTCAGCGGGCGAGGCCGGTCGTGGTTTCGCGGTGGTTGCGGACGAAGTGCAGCGACTCGCCGAACGCTCGGCGAGTGCGACGAAGCGAATCGAGACGCTGGTGCAGACGATTCAGTCCGACACCAACGAGGCCGTGAATTCGATGGAACAGACTACCGCCGAAGTGGTGGCCGGTGCGCGCAAGGCGGAGGACGCCGGCAGCGCACTGGGCGACATCGAGCGCGTGTCGCACGATCTGTCCTCGCTGATTCAGAACATCTCCACCGCGGCGCGTCAGCAGTCTGCGGCAGCGACCGATATTTCGCAGTCGATGAATGCTATTCAGGAAATCACGTCGCAGACTTCGCAGGGTGCCAGCCAGACGGCCGAATCGATCGGCTATCTGGCCCAGCTTGCGAGTGACCTGCGGCGCTCGGTGGCTCACTTCAAGCTGCCTGGTTGA